The following coding sequences are from one Bifidobacterium sp. window:
- a CDS encoding HelD family protein, whose product MSRYSSQIQEEQRATDRAYQRLDSLRSQTRTRLDAVRAAGSHGSPTQRTERDSFATLYEDRLTQLRAVEDRLVFGRLDESSGKSRYIGRIGLSNEQHEPILTDWRADAARPFYEATPSHHGDIVMRRHITLNFRTVVGLEDEVLDLKAPQVSQASQSGTLTGEGALLASLSSKRTGKMTDIVATIQAEQDRIIRSPMSRAIVVQGGPGTGKTAVALHRAAYLLYTHRNTLERSGVLVVGPSATFLHYIDQVLPSLGETGVVSRTIADLIPQVVAQRNETPKAAQLKGDHRMARAVANAISARIRIPQHLPTVHVNGIAVPMLAADIQQAQNDARRSHQTHNEARKTFIRTMMHLLTMRYSEGLDYTPEESELAQATSMLRMNDDIKRTLNLAWLPMNANWLVSRMWSDTQRLSRYAPWLTPQELEILHRSSDSPMTKSDIPLLDEAMDLLGPDPKLSAKSAALREQQRNDEQFAKDTLAQNGIGNGLVTSQMLLDQMQSDDPELLSQRAASDREWTYGHIVVDEAQELTAMDWRMLMRRCPSRSFTIVGDVAQTSALGGSRSWDRTMNRLFGNEGWDLNELTINYRNPREVSDLASTFAQSEGLYISTVNAVRELPQSVEHVYAHDTQELLSTACKHTVLLAQQYLAQDGSGRIAIIADGELLEDLKSALLPYLRSQLGEHEFTRLAAQNQWNRQINICDANEVKGMEYDAVILIQPGTISQNAASRLVAASDLYVAMTRPTQALVIIRTRDDADDLPLYSE is encoded by the coding sequence ATGTCGAGATACTCTTCACAAATTCAAGAAGAACAACGTGCAACAGATCGCGCTTACCAACGTCTGGACTCGTTACGTTCACAGACACGAACTCGTCTGGATGCCGTCAGAGCTGCTGGCTCCCACGGCTCACCAACCCAGCGAACGGAACGCGATTCTTTCGCTACACTCTATGAAGATCGCCTTACTCAATTACGGGCCGTGGAAGATCGACTAGTCTTCGGCAGATTAGACGAGTCCTCTGGAAAATCGCGATACATCGGTCGAATTGGTCTCTCCAACGAGCAGCACGAACCCATACTCACTGATTGGCGTGCAGATGCCGCGCGCCCCTTCTATGAAGCAACACCATCTCACCACGGCGATATTGTGATGCGCAGACACATCACGTTGAATTTCAGAACCGTCGTTGGCTTGGAAGACGAAGTTCTTGACCTTAAAGCACCACAGGTTTCTCAAGCTTCGCAATCCGGCACACTTACTGGAGAAGGTGCGTTATTAGCGTCATTGAGTTCTAAACGCACCGGAAAAATGACCGACATCGTAGCGACGATTCAAGCAGAGCAGGATCGCATTATTCGTTCACCTATGAGTAGAGCCATAGTTGTTCAAGGTGGGCCTGGAACCGGCAAAACAGCAGTGGCACTGCACCGCGCAGCATACTTGCTCTATACCCACCGCAACACACTCGAACGTTCGGGAGTGCTTGTTGTCGGTCCAAGCGCAACATTTTTGCATTACATCGATCAGGTACTACCTTCACTGGGCGAAACAGGTGTAGTCAGCCGAACCATCGCGGATCTCATACCTCAAGTTGTCGCTCAACGCAATGAAACACCTAAAGCAGCACAGCTCAAGGGTGACCATCGCATGGCTAGAGCTGTAGCCAATGCCATATCAGCACGCATCCGAATTCCGCAGCACCTGCCAACTGTGCATGTCAATGGCATCGCTGTACCGATGCTCGCAGCAGACATCCAACAGGCTCAGAATGATGCCCGTCGCAGTCACCAAACACACAACGAGGCACGAAAAACTTTTATCCGCACAATGATGCACCTCTTAACGATGCGCTATAGCGAAGGTCTCGATTACACTCCTGAAGAGTCCGAGCTTGCACAAGCTACATCAATGCTGCGTATGAATGACGACATCAAGCGCACACTGAACCTTGCTTGGCTCCCTATGAATGCCAACTGGCTTGTCAGCAGAATGTGGTCCGACACACAGCGACTGTCACGTTACGCACCATGGTTGACTCCTCAAGAGCTTGAAATTCTTCACAGGTCCAGTGATTCACCCATGACCAAATCCGACATCCCCTTACTCGATGAGGCCATGGATTTACTCGGCCCCGACCCCAAGCTCAGCGCTAAATCAGCAGCCCTACGAGAGCAACAACGCAACGACGAACAGTTCGCCAAAGATACGCTGGCTCAAAATGGTATCGGTAATGGATTAGTTACTTCCCAAATGTTGCTTGACCAGATGCAAAGTGACGATCCCGAACTCTTATCGCAACGTGCTGCTTCAGATAGAGAATGGACCTATGGGCATATCGTTGTTGATGAAGCACAAGAACTAACAGCTATGGACTGGCGTATGCTCATGCGCCGATGCCCATCCAGATCCTTCACCATAGTGGGTGATGTCGCCCAGACCTCCGCTCTCGGAGGTTCACGTTCATGGGATCGTACCATGAACCGACTTTTCGGTAACGAGGGTTGGGATTTGAACGAATTAACGATTAATTATCGTAACCCTCGCGAAGTCAGCGATTTGGCCTCAACATTTGCACAGTCAGAAGGTCTATACATATCTACAGTGAACGCTGTTCGTGAACTACCACAATCAGTAGAACATGTATATGCACATGATACCCAAGAGCTATTGTCAACAGCATGTAAGCACACTGTGCTGCTGGCTCAGCAATATTTGGCTCAAGATGGATCTGGGCGGATTGCGATCATAGCTGACGGTGAGCTCTTGGAAGACTTGAAATCAGCACTACTGCCCTACCTCAGATCACAACTTGGTGAGCATGAATTCACTCGACTAGCAGCACAAAATCAGTGGAACCGCCAAATTAATATCTGCGATGCCAATGAAGTGAAAGGCATGGAGTACGACGCGGTAATACTGATACAGCCCGGTACCATCTCGCAAAATGCAGCTTCTAGACTCGTTGCGGCATCAGATTTATATGTAGCGATGACGCGTCCCACGCAAGCTTTGGTCATTATTCGTACACGAGATGACGCTGACGACCTCCCGCTATACAGTGAGTAA
- the lexA gene encoding transcriptional repressor LexA produces the protein MLDAISTHIKARGFAPSFREIGDVAGLKSPSSVKHQLEVLEEKGYIRMSANKGRAIELIDTSTTSADFEADTDDSAHNDSRYDATRSSTVVPFPTQQFNSSSSVLESHDVPLVGRIAAGVPITAEQHVDDVMRLPERLTGTGQLFMLEVHGDSMIDAAICDGDFVVVREQQSAQNGDIVAALLDDEATVKTFRQERGHTWLIPHNPAYSPIDGTHASIMGKVVTVLRKI, from the coding sequence GTGCTCGATGCCATCAGCACACATATCAAGGCCCGTGGCTTCGCTCCATCTTTCCGCGAAATTGGCGACGTGGCAGGTCTGAAAAGCCCCTCCTCAGTCAAGCACCAACTGGAAGTGCTTGAGGAGAAAGGCTATATTCGCATGAGCGCCAATAAAGGTCGTGCAATAGAGCTTATTGACACTTCGACAACTTCTGCTGATTTCGAAGCAGACACGGATGACTCAGCACACAACGATTCAAGGTATGATGCAACCCGCAGCAGCACGGTCGTGCCTTTCCCCACTCAACAATTTAATTCAAGCTCTTCTGTATTAGAATCTCACGATGTCCCACTAGTAGGCAGGATTGCCGCAGGAGTGCCTATTACTGCCGAGCAGCATGTTGATGATGTTATGAGATTACCAGAACGATTGACTGGTACAGGGCAGCTATTTATGCTTGAAGTGCACGGCGATTCAATGATTGATGCAGCAATTTGCGATGGTGATTTTGTGGTAGTTCGCGAACAGCAATCCGCCCAAAATGGAGATATTGTTGCCGCTTTGCTTGATGACGAAGCCACGGTCAAAACCTTTAGACAAGAACGCGGTCATACTTGGTTGATTCCACACAATCCGGCATATTCACCAATTGACGGTACCCATGCTTCAATCATGGGAAAAGTCGTTACTGTGCTAAGAAAGATCTGA
- the serA gene encoding phosphoglycerate dehydrogenase: MPKALLLENIHPFAAQSLRKHGFEVITMKGALSESELIEALDGVDLLGIRSKSNVTHTVLQACPQLSAVGCFCIGTNQVDLAAAADQGVAVFNAPYSNTRSVVELVICDIICLMRRIPAHTHHMRHGLWDKSATGSHEVRGKTLGIVGYGNIGSQLSVLAEALGMRVIFYDLEEKLALGNAHRASSLEEMLLQADAVTIHVDGRKSNTGFFGEDQFAHMKEGAIFINLSRGFVADLDALKRHLDSGHLSGAAVDVFPVEPRKSGDTFTSDLANEDNIILTPHIGGSTLEAQESIGHFVSQRLQDYWEKGSTTLSVNMPQLTLASNSGAVRVAHLHQNFPGVLAQLNQVLGAENINVTAQSLATEGDLGYVVTDLSNMPSKETLQALREIKGTVEVRIL, translated from the coding sequence ATGCCTAAAGCACTGTTACTGGAAAACATTCATCCATTTGCTGCACAATCGCTTCGTAAGCACGGCTTTGAAGTTATCACGATGAAAGGTGCACTCTCCGAATCAGAGCTGATTGAAGCTCTAGATGGTGTAGACCTGCTTGGTATTCGATCTAAAAGCAATGTCACTCACACCGTCTTGCAAGCTTGCCCACAACTATCAGCGGTTGGATGTTTCTGCATCGGCACGAATCAAGTTGATTTGGCTGCTGCAGCCGACCAGGGCGTTGCAGTGTTCAACGCACCATACTCCAATACCCGCTCGGTTGTGGAGTTGGTGATATGCGACATCATTTGCCTTATGCGACGCATTCCCGCTCATACGCACCATATGCGTCACGGTTTGTGGGATAAGTCAGCTACTGGTTCACACGAAGTCCGCGGCAAAACTCTGGGAATCGTCGGTTACGGCAATATCGGCTCGCAACTCTCAGTACTAGCCGAAGCTCTTGGCATGCGCGTTATTTTTTATGATCTTGAAGAAAAGCTTGCACTCGGCAATGCACACCGTGCCTCCAGTTTGGAAGAAATGCTGTTGCAGGCAGATGCGGTGACCATTCATGTTGATGGAAGAAAATCCAATACAGGCTTCTTCGGTGAAGATCAGTTTGCACATATGAAGGAAGGTGCGATCTTCATCAACCTCTCTCGCGGATTTGTCGCCGACTTGGATGCCCTAAAACGTCATCTAGATTCTGGGCATCTCTCGGGTGCTGCCGTTGATGTGTTCCCTGTTGAGCCCCGTAAGAGTGGCGACACTTTTACCTCTGACTTAGCTAATGAAGACAACATCATCCTTACGCCACACATCGGTGGATCGACACTAGAAGCTCAAGAGTCAATTGGTCATTTTGTTTCTCAACGACTTCAAGATTACTGGGAAAAGGGTTCTACAACGCTGTCGGTGAACATGCCACAACTTACTCTTGCAAGTAATTCTGGAGCAGTTCGAGTGGCTCATTTACATCAAAACTTCCCTGGAGTCTTGGCTCAACTCAATCAGGTACTGGGTGCAGAAAACATCAATGTCACTGCTCAATCACTGGCTACGGAGGGTGATTTAGGATATGTCGTCACAGATTTGTCCAATATGCCCAGCAAAGAGACACTACAGGCATTGAGAGAGATTAAGGGAACCGTCGAAGTGCGAATTCTTTAA
- a CDS encoding UDP-N-acetylmuramyl peptide synthase: MSALGESIAQRMTLGYLCSQYGLVASPRFSEPVTVTSIADDVDSVRPGSLLLPGRLSADKGEVDNQLIALAERRGAYAVLAPASARAALQETDIPVLFGDLDAKQIAELAADIAGKPSQSLAVFAVYGEDASASVKVLAEFLHVLGNPVGVVSASGSYSLDRQLDLQYPLSAIDMQRMLSVCVEDGASAVAISADRDTLQKDALHAVEVDVLSLAQRATLRRGQQEVLAEQASRIFGFALGDRTNVASRNEDSDSLAVQSNVFQEDDSTMRLSLSIAMVMSAGVKKNNIRSALRVSRELS; this comes from the coding sequence ATGAGTGCATTGGGCGAATCAATTGCACAGCGCATGACGCTGGGCTACCTCTGCTCTCAGTATGGTCTTGTGGCATCTCCACGTTTTTCTGAACCGGTGACGGTCACTTCAATCGCTGATGATGTGGATTCAGTCAGACCAGGATCGTTGTTGCTTCCAGGACGGTTGTCTGCAGACAAAGGGGAAGTGGACAATCAACTCATTGCTCTGGCTGAGCGGCGTGGAGCATATGCGGTTTTAGCACCAGCTTCAGCGCGCGCGGCTTTGCAAGAAACTGATATTCCCGTGTTGTTTGGCGATCTTGATGCCAAACAAATCGCTGAACTCGCCGCCGATATCGCTGGTAAGCCTTCACAATCTCTTGCCGTTTTTGCTGTGTACGGAGAGGATGCTTCGGCATCGGTCAAAGTCCTTGCAGAGTTTTTGCACGTTTTAGGTAATCCAGTTGGTGTGGTCAGTGCTTCAGGCTCATATTCTCTCGATCGTCAGCTTGATTTGCAATATCCCTTGAGTGCAATCGATATGCAGAGAATGCTGTCGGTTTGTGTCGAAGATGGTGCTTCTGCAGTGGCGATATCTGCAGATCGTGACACATTGCAGAAAGACGCTTTGCATGCTGTAGAAGTGGATGTGCTCAGCCTTGCTCAGCGCGCAACATTGCGTCGCGGGCAACAGGAAGTGTTGGCTGAACAGGCTTCTCGTATCTTTGGTTTTGCGTTAGGAGATCGCACGAATGTGGCGTCAAGGAATGAAGACTCTGACTCGCTTGCCGTGCAATCGAACGTATTCCAAGAGGACGATTCAACGATGCGATTGTCGTTGAGTATAGCGATGGTTATGTCCGCAGGAGTGAAGAAGAACAATATACGAAGCGCTCTACGCGTTTCGAGGGAGTTGTCGTAA
- the rsmH gene encoding 16S rRNA (cytosine(1402)-N(4))-methyltransferase RsmH produces the protein MTNLNEIHQPVLLNTCVSLVSPALLEPDSTVVDCTLGLAGHAIAFLEACPQATLIGIDRDAEALNLASTRIADAGFSSRFTPVHAAFDEFGDVLDDMNVQRVQAVFMDLGLSSLQIDERERGFTYAQDAPLDMRMDVSQELTAQGILREYDARDLAYIFHEYGEERFSRPIARAIVHEREESAIVSSRQLSELVDRVVPKAHRPAGNPAKRVFQALRIEVNGELTKLSRTLPQIADHLSVGGRLVVESYHSLEDRTVKRFMAKGMTADVPPGLPVIPDEAQPVFRDLTRGAIKADDEEIASNPRSASVRLRAVELTRELPKRWIRMFDEVSHGFERHDQRPNEHHQSSQGRRR, from the coding sequence ATGACTAATCTCAATGAGATACACCAGCCAGTGCTGCTTAATACTTGTGTTTCTTTAGTGTCTCCAGCTTTGCTTGAACCCGATTCGACTGTGGTTGACTGCACCTTGGGTCTTGCGGGTCATGCTATTGCGTTCCTTGAGGCATGTCCCCAAGCAACGCTGATTGGGATTGACCGTGACGCCGAGGCACTCAATCTGGCATCGACACGGATTGCTGACGCTGGTTTCTCATCACGTTTCACCCCCGTTCATGCTGCATTCGATGAATTTGGTGACGTACTTGACGATATGAACGTGCAGCGCGTGCAAGCGGTGTTTATGGATTTGGGTTTGTCCAGTTTGCAAATTGACGAACGTGAACGAGGTTTCACTTATGCGCAGGATGCACCTCTGGATATGCGTATGGATGTTTCTCAAGAATTGACAGCACAGGGCATATTGCGTGAGTACGATGCCCGCGACTTGGCATATATTTTCCATGAATATGGTGAGGAACGTTTTAGCCGTCCAATTGCACGTGCCATCGTACATGAGCGTGAGGAATCCGCCATTGTCAGTTCAAGGCAACTGAGTGAGCTAGTAGATCGTGTGGTTCCTAAAGCCCACAGGCCTGCAGGCAACCCAGCAAAGCGGGTGTTCCAAGCATTGCGTATTGAAGTGAATGGCGAACTTACCAAACTCTCACGAACACTGCCACAGATTGCAGACCATCTCAGTGTGGGAGGTCGGTTAGTTGTTGAGTCATATCACTCTCTAGAAGATCGCACAGTTAAACGATTTATGGCTAAGGGAATGACTGCTGATGTGCCTCCCGGATTACCAGTGATTCCCGATGAGGCTCAGCCGGTTTTCAGAGACCTTACACGTGGTGCCATAAAGGCTGACGATGAGGAAATTGCCAGTAATCCGCGTTCGGCTTCTGTGAGACTCAGAGCCGTTGAGCTGACCAGAGAGTTGCCGAAACGATGGATTCGAATGTTCGATGAGGTTTCCCATGGCTTCGAACGTCACGACCAGCGTCCAAATGAACACCATCAATCGTCTCAGGGGAGAAGGAGATAA
- a CDS encoding cation diffusion facilitator family transporter: protein MNEFRDPISQEHDQDRSAGTSAEIAHESASEALGSYDREAASAAATAQQPTQATTFGHQRRLAITLSFTAVVLVAEVIGAYITGSLALLVDAGHMLTDVAVLSASLVTAILMKKRPTINKTWGWARLEVITAAAGATVLLAVGCYALVEAVIRLAQPGQQEVQDLGLLLGFGLLGLASNIASIVILAAQHNDNMNMRAAFLEVMNDALGSVAVVISAVVMITTGWGGFDAVAGAAIAALIIPRSVKLLLDSLRVLLEETPKGLNLEEVKQHLESVNHVVVVHDLHAGTVASGLPRLTAHVVVDSGLNMQDAGRVLASMQDCLREHFPISIEHTTFQLEPEGYRQHHETALHDESDAQ, encoded by the coding sequence ATGAACGAGTTTCGAGATCCGATTTCGCAAGAGCACGATCAGGACCGCAGTGCAGGTACTAGTGCAGAAATAGCACATGAGTCAGCGAGTGAAGCTCTCGGCTCATATGATCGCGAAGCAGCGTCAGCAGCCGCAACTGCACAACAACCAACCCAAGCGACGACATTTGGACATCAACGCCGCTTAGCAATAACGCTATCGTTCACCGCAGTCGTGCTCGTTGCAGAGGTCATAGGTGCATATATCACCGGGAGTTTGGCTCTATTGGTGGATGCAGGGCATATGCTTACGGATGTTGCGGTGCTCTCTGCTTCCTTGGTAACCGCAATATTGATGAAAAAACGCCCAACTATTAACAAAACCTGGGGTTGGGCTCGTCTTGAAGTAATAACTGCGGCTGCCGGAGCGACGGTATTGCTTGCAGTTGGCTGTTATGCCTTAGTTGAAGCAGTGATTCGACTCGCACAACCAGGACAGCAAGAGGTCCAAGATCTAGGACTACTACTTGGCTTCGGGTTGCTGGGATTAGCTTCGAATATTGCATCAATTGTCATACTCGCTGCACAGCATAATGACAATATGAATATGAGAGCCGCTTTCCTTGAAGTGATGAATGATGCTCTGGGGTCAGTGGCCGTGGTTATTTCTGCTGTGGTGATGATTACTACGGGTTGGGGAGGATTTGACGCGGTAGCTGGTGCAGCAATAGCAGCTTTAATCATTCCTCGTTCGGTAAAGCTTCTTCTTGACAGTCTGAGAGTGCTGTTGGAGGAAACTCCCAAGGGTTTGAACCTTGAGGAAGTAAAACAGCATCTCGAATCCGTAAACCATGTTGTTGTGGTTCACGACTTACATGCTGGTACAGTGGCTTCAGGTTTACCGCGCCTGACCGCGCATGTCGTCGTCGATTCGGGTTTGAATATGCAAGATGCTGGCAGAGTATTAGCTTCTATGCAAGACTGCCTTCGTGAGCATTTCCCAATCAGCATAGAACACACCACCTTCCAATTAGAACCTGAAGGTTATCGACAACACCATGAAACTGCATTACATGATGAAAGTGATGCTCAATAA
- the nrdR gene encoding transcriptional regulator NrdR has product MHCPFCQHEDTKVIDTRISDDGYSIRRRRECPVCSKRFTTVETTMLLVKKRSGNAEPFNRDKVVSGVRKACQGRPINEDDLKSLGQQVEEDLRSRGMAEIQSDEVGRAILGPLKDLDEVAYLRFASVYQQFNGLDDFERAIAELRSEDHHHA; this is encoded by the coding sequence ATGCATTGTCCCTTTTGTCAACATGAAGATACCAAAGTCATAGATACTCGCATCAGTGATGATGGGTATTCCATTAGGCGCCGAAGAGAGTGTCCCGTCTGCTCCAAAAGATTTACTACAGTCGAAACAACTATGCTGCTCGTCAAAAAACGTTCAGGGAATGCCGAACCTTTCAACAGAGACAAGGTAGTTTCTGGAGTGCGCAAGGCGTGCCAAGGTCGTCCTATTAACGAAGATGATCTCAAATCTCTCGGTCAACAGGTTGAGGAAGACCTGCGCTCTCGTGGAATGGCAGAAATTCAATCTGACGAGGTGGGCAGAGCAATACTGGGACCGTTAAAGGATTTGGATGAAGTAGCGTATTTACGATTTGCCAGCGTTTACCAGCAATTCAATGGACTTGATGATTTTGAACGTGCTATAGCGGAATTGAGAAGCGAAGATCATCACCATGCATAG
- a CDS encoding peptidoglycan D,D-transpeptidase FtsI family protein encodes MIRSGMAFWKGCSSFGKRVIIVCFVIAFIASSAVAKLAYIQLLDGKTTAEAATASRTTTKVLQAERGKVTDTNGIVLAQSVERYTIIGNPKFAASFQPTTCTAKTKSNCHSIDGKPVGATGPAAVARLLAPVLGMDRLQLGAMLTGTNQYVVIKEDVVPSVKRSIDKLNLSGIISAELSSERTYPNGTLMGSLLGGVDSDDNGVSGIEKMENSALTGVNGYQIYQRGANGQQIPGTQTESKAAVDGSTVKLSLDRDVQWYVEKALKEGQEKYQAKWAIAVVQRVSDAKILALAGTDQVQAGSTEAKMNPSLAVTETFEPGSVGKIISLAGMLQEGTHKITDEFSVPYSINVDGQQYHDSESHGTERWTLAGILQNSSNVGMVMAGEQYSTAQRYAYLTKFGIGQASGMGLSGESQGLLSSSENWDKRTRNTVLFGQGYATNALQVTNAVSTIANKGVKQQQSIIDSVTSADGKVTKPKTSSTQVVSSSVSAQVLNAMESVAEKYKKVAAVDGYRVAAKTGTAEVAGSGGGLTSIVADWVGVLPADNPQFVVTVVMKDPQGTYGGLTAGPVFANIGEFLMQKYEVPTSTPRNDAIPVDW; translated from the coding sequence ATGATTCGATCCGGTATGGCGTTTTGGAAAGGCTGCAGCTCATTTGGTAAACGAGTTATTATCGTTTGCTTTGTTATTGCATTTATAGCATCGTCTGCTGTAGCGAAGCTTGCCTATATTCAGCTTCTCGATGGAAAAACAACAGCTGAGGCTGCAACAGCAAGCAGAACGACTACTAAGGTATTACAGGCTGAGCGCGGTAAGGTCACTGACACGAATGGTATTGTGCTCGCCCAAAGTGTGGAACGCTACACGATTATTGGTAATCCTAAATTCGCGGCAAGCTTCCAACCCACCACGTGCACAGCGAAAACAAAGAGTAACTGCCACAGCATTGACGGTAAACCGGTTGGAGCTACTGGCCCTGCTGCTGTTGCACGCCTGCTAGCTCCTGTACTTGGTATGGATCGTCTTCAACTCGGTGCTATGTTGACCGGCACCAATCAATATGTAGTTATTAAGGAGGATGTGGTTCCTTCTGTTAAGCGCAGTATTGATAAATTGAATCTCAGCGGCATTATCAGTGCCGAGCTTAGCAGTGAAAGAACTTATCCGAACGGCACATTGATGGGTTCCTTGCTGGGTGGTGTAGACAGCGATGACAATGGTGTTTCCGGTATAGAGAAGATGGAAAATAGTGCTTTAACAGGTGTTAATGGCTATCAGATATACCAACGAGGTGCCAATGGGCAGCAGATTCCAGGAACGCAAACTGAATCAAAAGCTGCTGTCGATGGTTCAACAGTCAAACTGTCTTTAGACAGAGATGTGCAATGGTATGTCGAAAAAGCATTGAAAGAGGGACAAGAGAAGTATCAGGCGAAGTGGGCCATTGCTGTGGTGCAGCGCGTGTCTGATGCCAAAATTCTTGCGCTAGCTGGGACGGACCAAGTACAGGCCGGAAGTACCGAAGCTAAAATGAATCCTTCGCTTGCTGTGACTGAGACTTTTGAGCCTGGCTCAGTTGGCAAGATCATTTCACTGGCGGGAATGTTGCAAGAGGGTACTCACAAAATTACTGATGAATTTAGTGTCCCGTACAGCATCAATGTTGACGGTCAGCAATACCACGATTCTGAGTCTCATGGGACTGAGCGATGGACTTTGGCGGGGATTTTGCAGAATTCCTCAAATGTTGGCATGGTCATGGCTGGTGAGCAGTATTCCACTGCTCAGAGATATGCATATCTGACAAAGTTTGGTATAGGTCAGGCTTCTGGGATGGGGCTATCCGGTGAATCGCAAGGTTTGCTAAGCTCTTCTGAAAACTGGGATAAACGAACCCGCAACACGGTGTTGTTTGGTCAAGGGTATGCTACCAACGCCCTACAAGTTACCAATGCTGTGTCCACCATAGCCAACAAAGGTGTTAAGCAACAGCAGTCGATTATTGATTCGGTCACCAGTGCTGACGGCAAGGTAACTAAACCGAAAACGTCTTCCACGCAAGTAGTGAGTTCTTCGGTTTCTGCTCAAGTGCTCAATGCAATGGAGTCGGTTGCAGAGAAATACAAGAAAGTCGCAGCAGTCGACGGATACCGAGTTGCCGCAAAAACTGGTACGGCAGAAGTCGCTGGTTCTGGTGGCGGTTTAACCTCAATAGTCGCAGATTGGGTTGGAGTGCTTCCTGCAGATAACCCACAGTTTGTGGTTACCGTGGTTATGAAAGATCCACAGGGCACTTATGGCGGTTTAACTGCGGGGCCGGTTTTTGCCAATATTGGTGAATTCCTTATGCAGAAATATGAGGTTCCAACCTCTACGCCGCGCAATGATGCTATTCCAGTAGATTGGTGA
- the mraZ gene encoding division/cell wall cluster transcriptional repressor MraZ, with product MLSADDAEQNPTETLSAEGMQELPPLLLGTYTPKVDDKGRLALPAKLRSQLGPGLVMARGQERCIYLLPQREFRRVAVQIQRTSMGNKAAREYLRVFLSGAVEQKPDKQGRVLVPQMLRDYAHLSDDVVVIGVGTRAEIWDTAAWESYLASKEQGYSDIADDVLPGVEF from the coding sequence ATGCTAAGTGCCGACGATGCAGAGCAGAACCCCACCGAAACCCTTAGTGCAGAAGGAATGCAGGAGCTTCCCCCCCTGCTCCTCGGTACATACACTCCGAAAGTTGATGACAAAGGCCGTTTGGCGCTACCGGCAAAATTACGTAGCCAGCTCGGACCAGGTTTAGTAATGGCGAGAGGGCAGGAACGCTGTATTTATCTCTTGCCGCAGCGAGAGTTCAGGCGTGTTGCTGTACAAATTCAACGCACTTCGATGGGTAATAAAGCCGCTCGAGAGTATCTACGAGTATTCCTCTCAGGAGCAGTTGAACAGAAACCTGACAAACAAGGGCGTGTGCTGGTTCCTCAGATGCTACGTGACTACGCGCACTTGAGTGATGACGTTGTAGTGATTGGCGTTGGTACTAGGGCGGAGATTTGGGACACCGCCGCTTGGGAATCTTACTTAGCAAGTAAGGAACAGGGGTATTCCGATATTGCAGACGATGTATTACCGGGGGTGGAATTCTGA
- a CDS encoding LysM peptidoglycan-binding domain-containing protein — protein MSIAISGVRVPEQSHSAQRTHMRITLRGKVTAALLALCMGVGIAALVTPDNADSASGAVAVTSYTVRPGDNLWNYASTITPAGQDVSQTVNELLDLNNLDSTVLVPGQRLLVPAE, from the coding sequence ATGAGTATTGCAATAAGTGGAGTGAGAGTGCCTGAACAAAGCCATTCAGCTCAACGTACTCACATGAGGATTACCCTGCGGGGAAAAGTCACTGCAGCGCTGTTAGCCCTTTGCATGGGTGTAGGCATCGCAGCGCTTGTTACTCCTGATAACGCAGACTCAGCGAGTGGAGCTGTGGCGGTTACTTCCTATACTGTGCGCCCGGGTGACAATCTCTGGAACTATGCATCTACCATTACTCCAGCAGGTCAGGATGTTTCTCAAACGGTGAATGAATTACTCGATTTGAATAATTTGGATTCAACAGTGCTTGTCCCTGGCCAGCGCCTGTTAGTACCGGCAGAGTAA